GATCTGTAGATGCTTTATCTATTGATAGGAAGAACGGGATGGGGCTCGTTAAGGCCGCTATTGACTCAGTTGGCGGAGCATTTGCAGGCCAATGGAAAGATTTTCTTACGGTTCCCGCGGAACTTTCCCCAACGGCCGCATTGTTCCCTGCTGTTCGGGCAGGTGCAAATGCAAATCGCGGTTCGGGTACCAGAGGGTCGAACGCCATTTTAAGTAACGGCTCCAAGATTGTTGTTCCCGAGGGCTACGGATTGCTCTTGTTTCAGGACGGAGAGCTGACGGCGTTCGCAGGCGACCCCGGCGCCTACATCTGGGCGTCCTCAGATATGAACTCACTTTCAATCTTCGCTGACGATGACCCGTCTGAGTCACTCATTCAGCAGTCGTGGGAGCGCTTTAAGTTTGGGGGGCAGCCCGGTTCACAGCAGCTGGCGCTTTTTGTAAACCTGAAGGAGCTTCCTAACAATAAATTCGGCACTCAATCGGAAATTTATTGGGACGACGCCTACTTCAACGCCCAGGTCGGCGCCCTCACTCACGGCACCTACAGCATCAGCATTACTGATCCCATCCTCTTCGCGAAACGTTTTGTCCCTGCTCGTTACTTGCAGGGCCAGGATATTTTCGATTTCACCGACAGGGGCAACTCGGCTGCGAGCCAGTTGTTCTCAGAAGTAATTAGCTCACTGGCCGCAGCTTTCAGCAGGTATGCAAACCATCCTGACCGAGCTAACCGCATGTCACGAATTCAGCAGGATTCGATAGGATTTGCCGAGTCCTTGTCCAGTGTGGTCGAGGAAGCCTATAAGTGGACATCAACTCGTGGGATTGGAATTTCCAAGGTAAACCTCGTCGGAGTCAAATATGATGAGAATACGAAGGAACTGCTTCGATCTGTTCAACGGGCCGATGCATTGGCGGGCACGCGAGGCAACGCAAACCTGCAGGCTTCCGTCGCAGCTGGTATGCAGTCTGCTGGAGAAGCCCGCGGGGCTGAGGGGCTACTGGGACTGGGTGTTGCGGCTGGATCCGTGAACCTTCCCGCGCTGATGCATCAAACACCAGCACCCGTAACTTCAACGTCCACTGCCGAGAGTGATTCAGATTTAATTACAGTCCTGGGGGGTCTGAAGCGAGCTTTCGAGGCGGGGTTAATTAATCAGGCCGAATTTGATGCGGCGAAAGCAAAGGCACTTGGACTTTCATAGACTCAAGGAATTTCAACTAAGAAGGTTTGATGAATCTCGTTGAATGCTCCCGATGCGGCAGCAAAGAACTTTTCGAAGAAGATGGACAAGTCATATGCGCCTTTTGTCGCTCCCGATTTATGCCAAACACTCCGGAGCATCCGCAAAAGGGGGCTGTGGTTGATATATTGTCAGACATTCAAGTGCTGCTTCAGAAATGCGAACGCGATCCGGTGAATCGGTTCCGATACGCGAGCTTGATTCTTGACATTGACCCGACAAATACAGAAGCAGCAAAGTACCTAAGATAGAGGATGCAATGAAAACGAAAGACATCGCGAAAAATCTCGGGTTGGAGTTGGGCACTTTCGACGCTTGGGTCAAACAGTCCGGATACCCTTACAAGTCGGGGTTGACAGGTATTGCTGTTGCTGACGATGTGAACGTGGACGAGCTGGTGGGTTATTACCGCGAGTACCTATCCCAGGAACAGGCGCGCCTTAGTCGGGAGCATGAACAACTAGCTAAGGATAACGAGAATGCAGCTCGAGCTGCACAGGAGAAGCAGCGGGCGCTGGCCAGCATGCTTATTACTTCCGGATTTAACTTCGATGGCTATTCCATTACGAAGTATTCGGGTTACATCTCCGGTGACGATGCAGTATCGATGAATCGCCCTACCCATGGCTGGCTCGGCGGGGTCAATGGAGAAGTCGGGGCGGACTTGTTGGCAGGGCTGGCGCACATTCGGCGCAACGCCCTTGCTGAACTAAAGGAAGCCGCGTACGCGCTTGGGTGCAACGCTGTAATTGGTGTCGATTTCGACTACCTGACGATGGATCCCGAGACTGCTTCTAGTTCCGGTGGTACGCTTTATCTTCCATTTTTGTTCGCGGTTACAGCGAATGGTAACGCCGTAATGATCGAGAAAAACTAATAAGTTTGGGCTGCTAATACTGGATCCTTAATTAGCGAAATAAGTTGAGGGGGTTGCGCGTGAGGACCCGCGCAACCCTCGGCTAACTTAAAGGCTAGGAACCCACATCCCAGCCCGCCCTAACGCCAGTTCCAAATCCCGACCTCCGGCTCGTGCAATCAGTTCCTGGTCGCCGACCACCATCAGCAGACAACGCGCCCGCGACAAGCCAACGTAGAGCTGCTCGGGAGCCCGGGCGAGGTCCTTGAACGGTTCACGCACAGGATCACCACTGACCGTTCCAACCCCTTGAAGCCGAGGACGTGCCCGTAGAACTCCTCGTCGTCGTCGTGAAAGGCCTGCCAGTACTCGGGAATGAGTTTGGACTCAAAAGCTACCTGATGCACAGGGTGCCGTTCCTTGGTGGTGAGCAGCGCGATCTGGTTCCGCGCCCAGCCTTCCTCGATCAACACATCCACGCAGTCGCTCGCGACGTCCAGCGCATCCTCGGTGGCGCAGTCGATCACCCGTACCGGTAGTCCGTCGCCGCCGCGGGGCAGAAAGTGCTCGCCGGAGAACCCCCGGAAGGTATGGGCGATGCGCTTGGTGTTCCGCAGGTTCTCGTCAATATGCAGCGTCACCAGGTTTGCCGTCGGGTCTACGCTGGTTCCGACAGTGCCGGCGTCCCACCGGCCGTAGACATTCTGCCGCTCGTCCATGAAGGCGAACACCCCGCCGTCGTCGGGCTTCTTCAGGCAGGCTAGCAGCCCCTCCCACCACAAGGGGGCGAAGTCCTGGGCCTCGTCGACGACGACGGCATCCAGCTTGGTCTCCACGTCCAGGGTCGAGGCGAGATCCTTGAGCAGACGGGGCATGTCCTGGTCGAAGTACTCCTGCCCGGCGCCGTCGGCGACGCCCAAGGATTTGGCGTACTCGTGGAACTCGCCGACGAAGACCGGCTTGGCCTGCCGCCAGGTGGAGACCTCGCGGCGCAGGTGCTCGGCCAGTCCCTTGTTGTAGCAGAACAGGCCGACCCGCTGGCCGTCCTTGGCCAGGCGCCGTGCCTTCTCGACGGCCAGCCAGGTCTTGCCGCTGCCGGCGCCGCCGACGAATCTGGCCCGGGGGATGGTGCGGGTGGAATCGAGCAGGACCTTCTGCCGCTCCGTGAGTTGGTCCTGCCGGGCCTCGAGCTCGTCGGCGTCGCCGGCGGGGGAGGAATCCGGGTCGAAGTCACCGGAAAGGTGGGGGACGATCCGCTCCAGGTACTTGGCGGCTAGCGCGCTGCCGCCCTGGGCCTCATGCTCGATGGCGTGGCGGATCAGCGCGGCACAGTTACTCATCCCGGCCTGGTCGATGATGAGGCCGCGGGGGATGCCCGCCATCTGCCAGTCCGCCGGAACCGTTGTGTAGGGAAGGCAGGCCATGTAGGCGAAGCGGCTGGTCAGCGGCGATCCCACCTGATCCTTGAGCCAGTCCTTAAGGGCGTGCTGGGCTCCCTGGGCCTGGGCTATCGGACTTGGCAGCTTGCGTTTGCCGCTGCGGTCGGACTGGTACCACTGCGCGTTCTCTACCGACACCAGTCCACCCTTGACCTCGATGGCGGCGAGCCCGACGCCGGGCCACAGGACTAAGATGTCGATCTCGTGCTCGGCCCGTCCGTGCCGCACCTGTACCGAGTGCGCCAGTACGACGTCGTCGGGCAGCTGGGCGCGCAGGGCGTCCCAAAGTGCCTTTTCGGCCAGTTGGCCGTCCTGAAAGTCTGGCTCGTCCGGTATGCAGTGCACGATTCCCCCTTATCGTGCCGGCGGCGATGCCGGCTCTTCGTAATCTACAGGCAGTCGTCCCATCGCTAGTCCTCAAACCAATGGGCCCGCTGTCGTCGGGTCCTTCAGACGCCAGCTCCTCATCGAAGCACTTCTGCCCGGACCCGTCGGGCACGCCCAGGGACTGTACATAGTCGTGGAACTCGCCTACGAATACCGGCCGGGCTTGCTTCCAGCCGGCAACCTCGGCGCAGATGCTCGCTGAGCCCCTTGTTGTAGCAGAACAGCCCGACGCGCTGGCCATCCTTGGCGAGGCGCTTGGCCTTCTCGACGGCGAGCCAGGTCGAGCCAGGGCTTGCCGCTGCCGGCGCCGCCGACGAAGCGGGCGCGGATGATTGAGCGGGTGGAATCCAGCAAGACTTCCTGCCGGGTGGTGAGCCGTTCCTGGTGGTCTTCCAGCTCGGCGGCATCCAGGCCCGGACGGTCCGTAGCGGCCAGGCCACCGGAGAGGCGGGGGAGGATGCGCTCAAGGTATTTGGCGGAGAGTTCTACTCCTCAGCGTGGCTCGGGGGTGGTCCCCATATGCGGATGGCCACTTCTGCCAGAGCTAGGGATCGGCGGTTGATGGCCTCTTCATTC
This genomic interval from Arthrobacter sp. zg-Y820 contains the following:
- a CDS encoding NERD domain-containing protein, which encodes MHCIPDEPDFQDGQLAEKALWDALRAQLPDDVVLAHSVQVRHGRAEHEIDILVLWPGVGLAAIEVKGGLVSVENAQWYQSDRSGKRKLPSPIAQAQGAQHALKDWLKDQVGSPLTSRFAYMACLPYTTVPADWQMAGIPRGLIIDQAGMSNCAALIRHAIEHEAQGGSALAAKYLERIVPHLSGDFDPDSSPAGDADELEARQDQLTERQKVLLDSTRTIPRARFVGGAGSGKTWLAVEKARRLAKDGQRVGLFCYNKGLAEHLRREVSTWRQAKPVFVGEFHEYAKSLGVADGAGQEYFDQDMPRLLKDLASTLDVETKLDAVVVDEAQDFAPLWWEGLLACLKKPDDGGVFAFMDERQNVYGRWDAGTVGTSVDPTANLVTLHIDENLRNTKRIAHTFRGFSGEHFLPRGGDGLPVRVIDCATEDALDVASDCVDVLIEEGWARNQIALLTTKERHPVHQVAFESKLIPEYWQAFHDDDEEFYGHVLGFKGLERSVVILCVNRSRTSPGLPSSSTLACRGRVVC
- a CDS encoding heavy metal-binding domain-containing protein, translated to MKTKDIAKNLGLELGTFDAWVKQSGYPYKSGLTGIAVADDVNVDELVGYYREYLSQEQARLSREHEQLAKDNENAARAAQEKQRALASMLITSGFNFDGYSITKYSGYISGDDAVSMNRPTHGWLGGVNGEVGADLLAGLAHIRRNALAELKEAAYALGCNAVIGVDFDYLTMDPETASSSGGTLYLPFLFAVTANGNAVMIEKN
- a CDS encoding SPFH domain-containing protein; the encoded protein is MSRYAWPDTFLRADWFLGSVDALSIDRKNGMGLVKAAIDSVGGAFAGQWKDFLTVPAELSPTAALFPAVRAGANANRGSGTRGSNAILSNGSKIVVPEGYGLLLFQDGELTAFAGDPGAYIWASSDMNSLSIFADDDPSESLIQQSWERFKFGGQPGSQQLALFVNLKELPNNKFGTQSEIYWDDAYFNAQVGALTHGTYSISITDPILFAKRFVPARYLQGQDIFDFTDRGNSAASQLFSEVISSLAAAFSRYANHPDRANRMSRIQQDSIGFAESLSSVVEEAYKWTSTRGIGISKVNLVGVKYDENTKELLRSVQRADALAGTRGNANLQASVAAGMQSAGEARGAEGLLGLGVAAGSVNLPALMHQTPAPVTSTSTAESDSDLITVLGGLKRAFEAGLINQAEFDAAKAKALGLS